Genomic window (Hyalangium gracile):
CCCGACTGGATGAAAGGGCGCCCGGGGGCTGGGAAAACGAGCTGCTCGTTGCGTCTCTGCTGCCGACTGGGCACGTCGCGGCCTACAGCGTGCCACTCGTCGAGGGCGCGTTCCTTTGGGGCGGCAAGGTCTACCGCTGAGCTGCTCGCCGACTCTGGCGCTCCGGGGGGCGAGCTGCGAAACTCGGGCGCGCTCCGACTGCTCTCGCCGTCGAGCGTGGCGGTCAGCCCCCTGCCATGAGGATGTGTCCATGCTCCATCGAGCTTGCAGCGCCCCCCTGTTACTGCTCCTGCTCTCAGCCTGCGCCACGATGGATTCGAGCCTGGAAGAGTGGGAGGACCCGAGTCCGAGATTCGCCAACCTTCAGCGGGCAGCGCAGTACCCCTGGACGGACGACGGACATTGCGTGGTGCGCGAAGCCTCCAACGAATGGCCGATCCTGGCGGAGAGGTGCTTTCACGCGCTGGATCGCGACAGGGTCAGGTTTCGCGATGTCACGAGAAGATGCGCTGTCGCTTCTGCTCCTGCGGCTGCGGCTGCCGTGCCCATGGGCGTAGCGCTCTGCGTCTTTGCGTCGCCGGTGGTCGTAACTGGAGCAGTGATTGTCATTGGCACCGTGGTGGTGGCGGTTCTCATCAAAGAGAGCCTTGATGCTTATGACCGGAGCGCCTCCCATGAGCGTGCGAAGCGCAAGGCTCAGACACGGCCATTCAATCAGCAGGAACCCGTGATGAACAGAGAGCCCACGCCGAGGAGCTTGGGTCGGGATTGGCTCCCACCCGTGTCATCCAATCCGACGGAGCGCCGCCCAGAGTGCGAGCCCATCCCGGTGCCACGCGCGACCAAAGATGATCCTCATAACGAGTGCGCCGATACGTTTCCGCCTAACCGCTATCCCGGCAGGGACGTGAGCGTGAGCGGAATACGCTTCGATGCGCTGCAAGCCGGGGTTCGCGTGCTGTGGGAGATCAAGACCCATCAATTTGACAAGTATAATGCCTTCATCCGGGATCGGGAGATTGAGAAGGAGTTGAAGCAAATAATAAAGGAGCGAGACGCTGCGGCGGCCTGTGGATATGACTTCGTCGTCGGGGTGAGCACCCAGGCGCACAAAGACGCGCTGCTCGAGGAGCTTCCCAGGCTCAATGTCGTCGTCACGGGGTGCACACGATGACCAGGCGTAGAGCCCTCACCCTCATCGTCTACGCTCCCGCGCTCGTGGGAAAAGATGGCCGCACGCTCAATGTCATCCGTGGGATGGAGACGGCGCTCCCCGGCTTGAGGCTGAATTGGCGGCTCTCCGCCGGCGGGCGCCCCATCGCATTGCAGCAGCGCGACGCGTGGCTCCTGGAAAGTGTTGAGGACGGAGGATTTCCTCTCATCTGCAACGGGCACGAGCGTTACCCCGTGACGGTTATGGGATTGGAAAACTCGGCACTCTTCAGCCCAGGCGG
Coding sequences:
- a CDS encoding DUF6310 domain-containing protein, with the translated sequence MLHRACSAPLLLLLLSACATMDSSLEEWEDPSPRFANLQRAAQYPWTDDGHCVVREASNEWPILAERCFHALDRDRVRFRDVTRRCAVASAPAAAAAVPMGVALCVFASPVVVTGAVIVIGTVVVAVLIKESLDAYDRSASHERAKRKAQTRPFNQQEPVMNREPTPRSLGRDWLPPVSSNPTERRPECEPIPVPRATKDDPHNECADTFPPNRYPGRDVSVSGIRFDALQAGVRVLWEIKTHQFDKYNAFIRDREIEKELKQIIKERDAAAACGYDFVVGVSTQAHKDALLEELPRLNVVVTGCTR